Proteins from a genomic interval of Lolium perenne isolate Kyuss_39 chromosome 1, Kyuss_2.0, whole genome shotgun sequence:
- the LOC127339995 gene encoding protein SLENDER RICE1-LIKE 2-like, giving the protein MGRSAQGDAATAEVARKRQQQEDAAILLVHLLISCANAIQAGDYAAATSNLAAARTALATTVSTAAGIGRVLSHFAAALAQRLIPAQHGAAPNAASSAAHASELYRQFYEAGPYLKFAHFTANQAILEACDGCDRVHVIDLAIMQGVQWPSLIQAFSLRPGGPPAVRITGIGPPPAADGSRNELQDVGVRLAELARALNVPFSFNVVTADSLDALKPWMFQIVPGEALAVNSVCQLHRLLVDQDAASTSLPSPIDAVLGWVTALQPRVFTVVEQEADHNKPTLVERFVNALFYYAAVFDSMEALSAQRLALTGRPAAGGLGAEAYLQREIFNIVCSEGSGRVERHEPLVLWHARFWRAGMWQMPVGPSALGQATALLRTFSGAGFRAHECGGCLSLMWHDQALFTSSVWRAAPPTNTAAGDSILDKQADNGKSSSGSSDHHQAAAAPGGIAMK; this is encoded by the coding sequence ATGGGCCGCTCCGCTCAGGGCGACGCCGCGACGGCTGAGGTGGCGAGGAAGCGCCAGCAGCAGGAGGACGCCGCCATCCTTCTCGTGCACCTCCTCATCAGCTGCGCCAACGCCATCCAGGCAGGCGACTACGCGGCGGCCACCAGCAACCTGGCCGCGGCGCGCACCGCCCTCGCGACGACGGTCTCCACGGCCGCGGGAATCGGCCGCGTCTTGAGCCACTTCGCCGCCGCGCTCGCCCAGCGCCTCATCCCGGCCCAGCACGGCGCCGCGCCCAACGCCGCCTCGTCGGCGGCGCACGCCTCCGAGCTGTACCGCCAGTTCTACGAGGCGGGGCCCTACCTCAAGTTCGCCCACTTCACGGCCAACCAGGCCATCCTGGAGGCGTGCGACGGCTGCGACCGCGTGCACGTGATCGACCTCGCCATCATGCAGGGCGTGCAGTGGCCGTCGCTCATCCAGGCCTTCTCCCTCCGCCCCGGCGGCCCGCCCGCCGTCCGCATCACCGGCATCGGACCCCCGCCCGCCGCCGACGGATCACGCAACGAGCTCCAGGACGTGGGCGTCCGGCTCGCCGAGCTTGCGCGCGCCTTGAACGTGCCCTTCTCCTTCAATGTTGTCACCGCGGACAGCCTCGACGCGCTCAAGCCGTGGATGTTCCAGATCGTGCCCGGGGAGGCCCTGGCCGTCAACTCCGTCTGCCAGCTTCACCGCCTCCTGGTGGACCAGGACGCCGCGTCGACCTCCCTCCCCTCGcccatcgacgccgtcctcggctGGGTCACCGCACTGCAGCCCAGGGTGTTCACGGTCGTCGAGCAGGAGGCGGACCACAACAAGCCGACGCTAGTGGAGCGGTTCGTCAACGCGCTCTTCTACTACGCCGCCGTGTTCGACTCCATGGAGGCGCTGTCCGCTCAACGCCTCGCCCTCACGGGCCGCCCCGCCGCCGGCGGCCTCGGGGCGGAGGCGTACCTCCAGCGGGAGATCTTCAACATCGTGTGCAGCGAGGGCAGCGGCCGCGTCGAGCGCCACGAGCCGCTGGTCCTCTGGCATGCCCGGTTCTGGCGCGCCGGGATGTGGCAGATGCCGGTCGGCCCGAGCGCGCTCGGGCAGGCCACCGCGCTGCTCCGCACGTTCTCGGGCGCCGGGTTCCGCGCGCACGAGTGCGGCGGCTGCCTCTCGCTCATGTGGCACGACCAGGCGCTCTTCACGTCGTCTGTGTGGCGCGCAGCGCCGCCAACGAACACCGCCGCCGGCGACAGCATCCTGGACAAGCAGGCTGACAACGGGAAGAGCAGCAGCGGGAGCAGCGACCACCACCAGGCTGCTGCCGCTCCCGGGGGAATAGCCATGAAGTGA